From a region of the Salvelinus alpinus chromosome 2, SLU_Salpinus.1, whole genome shotgun sequence genome:
- the LOC139551168 gene encoding protein SPMIP3-like codes for MAGSGAALRLHEFKEYQERRDSGSFKRQPEATLRVPRQGKDVRGLYPGQLGRIHVVHSQDHRVRFASLDYSPGPYREHYEDYPRSFDLQTFHALDVLRQSTSASQCAPETAYQEEFGLQSHLYPPDNTKFTLYSHPGPMQRLETGSEEEHFTTSWQSN; via the exons ATGGCCGGATCCGGGGCGGCTCTGAGACTGCATGAGTTCAAGGAGTACCAGGAAAGACGGGACTCTGGCTCATTTAAAAGACAACCCGAAGCAACACTgag AGTACCACGTCAGGGGAAGGATGTGCGAGGTCTGTACCCTGGTCAGCTGGGTAGAATCCACGTTGTTCACTCGCAGGATCACAG AGTGAGGTTCGCATCCTTGGATTACTCTCCGGGGCCTTACCGTGAACACTATGAAGACTACCCGAGGAGTTTTGACCTCCAGACATTCCATGCCCTAGACGTTCTACGCCAGAGCACCAGCGCCTCTCAATGTGCCCCCGAGACGGCTTACCAAGAGGAGTTTGGCCTGCAGTCCCACCTCTACC ctCCGGATAACACTAAGTTTACCCTGTACTCTCACCCTGGGCCTATGCAGCGGTTGGAGACAGGGAGTGAAGAGGAACATTTCACAACATCATGGCAATCAAACTGA